Proteins found in one Odontesthes bonariensis isolate fOdoBon6 chromosome 11, fOdoBon6.hap1, whole genome shotgun sequence genomic segment:
- the adamts5 gene encoding A disintegrin and metalloproteinase with thrombospondin motifs 5, with protein sequence MVWLLGALNGGMLLCRLQLLLCVVELELVTGVSTFQGFYLPPASGSLLTPARMTDGVVRTIDRIYHGGGKVGYLVYLDGSRFQLDMERDESVLSHHFSPQYVLAMMGQSPALVQRECAYRGTVNSNPESLAVFNLCGGGLEGFFAVNQSRYTITPIIRAKGHEQDVRALQDKDAESALHAFTRESFSFEALSEGRESCGTHDGRRGRRDALGKKRNRVRGKGKRDREALATEDDHDSRGRRWWSRLAKAAALDPGARRKRSVSRARHVELLLVADDTMTKKYGKDLNHYLLTLASIASKLYGHASIENPIRISVVKVTTVTEKEKGLEVSKNAAATLKSFCKWQNQQNPLDDDHQHHHDAAILFTRQDLCGHHSCDTLGMADVGTICTPERSCAVIEDDGLHAAFTVAHEIGHLLGLSHDDSKFCEERFGVNSDKRLMSSILTSIDASKPWSRCTSATITDFFDDGNAECLLDSPRLPLLGPEELPGQSYDAVRQCRLAFGPEYTVCPGMDVCSRLWCAVIRQGQMVCLTKKLPSVEGTPCGKGRICLQGKCVDKTRKKHYSASNHGSWSSWGPWGPCSRTCGGGVQFAQRLCNNPPPRNNGRYCTGKRAIYRSCYVTPCPASNKSFRQEQCDVRNGPQTDPKGVKTFVEWVPKYAGVLPKDVCKLTCRAKGTGYYVVFSQRVADGTDCRPHSSSVCVKGKCVRTGCDGIIGSKLQFDKCGICGGDSTGCVRVVGNFTKKSKGYTDVVKIPAGSTHIKVRQHKAKDQTRYTAYLALRRPNGDYLLNGKFMISTSETIIPLNGSLLNYSGWSQRDEWLHSMGPAALQEPLVVQILATDAKKPLDVRYSFFMPRWTAPQQPSVLKLASSQSTTATSTTTRTITSTTTRTTTSSSAPPTLVPGPPSALSTSPPNPGPQWVTGPWMMCSRTCDNGWQSRTVQCKDQDGKLSKGCMLGVRPSAFKHCLVKKC encoded by the exons ATGGTGTGGCTCCTTGGTGCTCTGAACGGGGGTATGCTCTTATGtcggctgcagctgctgctctgcGTCGTGGAGTTGGAGCTCGTAACCGGGGTGTCTACTTTCCAGGGTTTCTATCTTCCACCTGCAAGCGGGTCGCTTCTTACACCTGCCCGGATGACAGACGGAGTGGTGCGGACCATTGACCGGATTTACCACGGAGGAGGGAAGGTTGGCTACCTTGTGTACCTGGATGGGAGCCGCTTTCAGCTGGACATGGAGCGGGATGAGTCGGTGCTGTCGCATCACTTCAGCCCACAGTATGTGCTCGCTATGATGGGGCAGAGCCCAGCGCTTGTGCAGCGGGAGTGCGCGTACCGCGGGACGGTGAACTCCAACCCGGAGTCACTGGCAGTCTTCAATCTCTGCGGAGGGGGTCTCGAGGGCTTCTTCGCCGTGAACCAGTCACGCTACACCATCACGCCTATCATTAGGGCAAAGGGACACGAGCAGGACGTGCGCGCCCTCCAGGACAAGGACGCGGAGAGCGCGCTCCACGCGTTCACGCGCGAAAGTTTCAGCTTCGAGGCACTGAGTGAAGGGCGCGAGAGCTGCGGGACGCACGACGGGCGTAGAGGACGCAGAGATGCTCTGGGGAAAAAGCGGAACAGAGTTCGTGGGAAGGGGAAACGGGACAGGGAGGCACTCGCTACGGAGGATGACCACGACTCCCGCGGGCGGAGATGGTGGAGCCGGCTCGCCAAAGCCGCAGCTCTGGATCCGGGCGCGCGGCGCAAGAGGTCAGTGTCCCGCGCCAGGCATGTGGAGCTGCTCTTGGTGGCGGACGATACCATGACCAAGAAATACGGCAAGGACTTGAACCACTACCTGCTCACACTGGCCTCCATCGCCTCTAAACTGTACGGCCATGCCAGCATCGAGAACCCCATCCGGATCTCCGTGGTGAAGGTGACAACGGTCACCGAGAAGGAGAAGGGGCTGGAGGTGTCCAAGAACGCGGCGGCGACCCTGAAAAGCTTCTGTAAGTGGCAGAACCAGCAAAACCCTCTGGATGACGACCACCAACATCACCACGACGCGGCCATCCTCTTCACCAGGCAG GACCTCTGTGGCCACCACTCCTGCGACACCCTGGGCATGGCAGACGTCGGCACCATCTGCACCCCTGAGAGAAGCTGCGCTGTCATCGAGGATGACGGGCTTCACGCCGCGTTTACTGTCGCACATGAGATAG GTCACCTGCTCGGCCTGTCCCACGACGACTCCAAGTTCTGCGAGGAGCGCTTTGGGGTGAACAGCGACAAGCGCCTCATGTCCTCTATTCTCACCTCCATCGACGCCTCCAAACCATGGAGCCGCTGCACCTCAGCAACCATCACTGACTTCTTTGACGACGGCAATG CCGAATGTCTCCTCGACTCTCCTCGCCTGCCCCTTCTTGGCCCAGAAGAACTCCCGGGACAAAGCTACGACGCCGTCCGTCAGTGTCGCCTGGCCTTTGGCCCCGAGTACACCGTCTGCCCGGGCATGGATGTATGCTCTCGGCTTTGGTGCGCCGTGATACGCCAGGGACAGATGGTGTGTCTGACCAAGAAGCTGCCGTCGGTGGAGGGAACGCCCTGCGGGAAAGGACGCATCTGCCTGCAGGGAAAATGCGTGGACAAGACCCGCAAGAAGCACTACTCG GCATCCAACCACGGCAGCTGGAGTTCTTGGGGTCCTTGGGGTCCATGCTCCAGAACTTGTGGAGGAGGCGTGCAGTTTGCCCAgcgtttgtgcaacaacccGCCACCAAGGAACAACGGGCGCTACTGCACGGGCAAGAGAGCCATCTATCGATCCTGTTACGTCACTCCATGCCCGGCATCAA ATAAGAGTTTCCGCCAGGAGCAGTGCGATGTGCGCAACGGTCCTCAGACAGATCCTAAAGGGGTGAAGACTTTTGTGGAGTGGGTGCCAAAGTACGCTGGAGTTCTCCCTAAAGATGTGTGCAAGTTAACTTGCAGAGCTAAAGGAACAGGCTACTATGTGGTGTTTTCCCAGAGA GTGGCAGACGGGACGGACTGTCGTCCTCACAGCAGTTCGGTGTGTGTGAAAGGGAAATGTGTGCGCACAGGCTGCGACGGCATCATTGGCTCCAAGCTCCAGTTTGACAAGTGTGGGATATGTGGAGGTGACAGCACGGGATGTGTACGGGTAGTGGGAAACTTCACAAAGAAGAG CAAAGGCTACACTGATGTAGTGAAGATCCCGGCTGGCTCTACTCACATCAAGGTTCGTCAGCACAAAGCCAAGGACCAGACCCGCTACACTGCATACCTGGCCCTCCGACGGCCCAACGGCGACTACCTCCTGAATGGCAAGTTCATGATCTCCACCTCAGAGACCATCATCCCTCTCAACGGTTCTTTGCTTAACTACAGCGGCTGGAGCCAGCGGGACGAGTGGCTTCACAGCATGGGCCCCGCAGCCCTCCAAGAACCATTAGTGGTCCAGATTCTAGCTACAGACGCCAAAAAGCCCCTGGATGTCCGTTATAGCTTCTTCATGCCGCGGTGGACAGCTCCACAGCAGCCATCCGTTCTGAAGTTGGCCTCTTCCCAGAGCACCACGGCGACATCCACAACCACAAGAACCATCACTTCCACCACCACTCGCACCACTACATCTTCCTCTGCTCCCCCTACTCTGGTGCCAGGGCCACCTTCGGCTCTGAGTACCTCACCCCCAAACCCAGGGCCCCAGTGGGTAACAGGACCATGGATGATGTGCTCCAGGACTTGTGATAATGGCTGGCAGAGCCGGACGGTGCAGTGCAAGGACCAGGACGGGAAACTGTCCAAGGGCTGCATGCTGGGCGTCCGCCCCTCTGCATTCAAACACTGTCTGGTAAAGAAATGTTGA
- the adamts1 gene encoding A disintegrin and metalloproteinase with thrombospondin motifs 1 translates to MWFLHVSIGLIAAVCVGAEQSAWEESTVVPVRLNPEEKERETGVKLYRLDVFGEQLFLRIEPDSSFMSPGFVFQILDTPESEPTLAPDSGCFFSGTVNGDVLSVVSLNLCNGISGAIIFKDKDYEIQPLKSSAVQRTDKDVHRIRRRDFATWPGKGSAKCGVNEDEKRVPKNLEKEASHGAPNADQTAHHRTRRFVSTPRYLEILVVADQSMAEFHGAGLKSYLLTIMAVASRLYRHPSIHNSINLAVVKLLVVYEEERGPQVSSNAAMTLRNFCQWQRQHNPPSDRHPEHYDTAVLFTRKDLCGAHSCDTLGMADVGTVCDPDRSCSIIEDDGLQAAFTVAHELGHVFNMPHDDAQLCSEVNGAHWGSHMMASTLSNLDQQQPWSPCSALMITSFLDNGHGQCLLDKPVKPQLLPEPLPGTVYDADHQCRLTFGEESQHCKDLSTLCAALWCTVTTSNGLLVCQTKNFPWADGTSCGHESYCLAGHCLTKSQAAKHQTPVNGGWGVWGPWGDCSRTCGGGVQYSFRACDNPLPKNGGKYCEGKRIQYRSCNTEACPDTNGLSFREEQCLAHNDMSAQVSLGSGEGVEWVPKYAGVSPKDRCKLVCRAKGTGYFFVLKSKVADGTPCSPDSTSVCVQGQCVKAGCDRVIGSNRRFDKCGVCGGDGSSCKKVSGSLERARPGYQDVVTIPAGSTHLDIKQRAPGNSRHDNSYLAVRRQDGTYLLNGDYKLMTMETDIALRGALLRYSGSSATLERLRSFAPLPEPLTIQVLSVGEAPRPRVKYSYFAPRPSNTASSSNNNGGRRQSINAIREVGGAEWTLREWGPCSQTCGGGMQEREVVCLDPQGHPSTDCPEELRPLASRSCSSQPCPSWLLGEWSLCSKTCGRGFRKRQLRCIGSDGRTLTHDSCDPKDRPRPLLELCNQSAC, encoded by the exons ATGTGGTTTTTACACGTTTCCATTGGTTTAATTGCCGCTGTGTGCGTCGGCGCAGAGCAGAGCGCCTGGGAGGAGAGCACCGTGGTGCCGGTCAGATTAAACccggaggagaaggagagggagACGGGGGTTAAGTTGTACCGGTTGGACGTATTTGGAGAGCAGTTGTTTTTGCGAATCGAGCCCGACAGCAGTTTCATGTCGCCCGGGTTCGTCTTCCAAATTTTGGACACTCCCGAGTCCGAGCCGACGCTGGCACCAGATAGCGGGTGTTTCTTTTCGGGCACGGTGAACGGAGACGTCCTCTCAGTCGTGTCGCTCAACCTCTGCAATGGAATCAGTGGCGCAATCATTTTTAAGGACAAAGACTACGAAATTCAGCCCCTAAAATCGAGTGCCGTCCAGCGCACCGACAAGGATGTCCACAGGATTCGTCGAAGAGACTTTGCGACTTGGCCTGGGAAAGGCAGCGCCAAGTGCGGGGTCAACGAGGACGAGAAAAGGGTGCCAAAGAATCTGGAGAAAGAGGCCAGTCACGGAGCCCCTAACGCAGACCAGACAG CCCATCACAGGACCAGGCGCTTTGTTTCCACCCCTCGCTACCTGGAGATCTTGGTGGTGGCTGACCAGTCCATGGCTGAGTTCCACGGCGCAGGGCTCAAATCTTACCTTCTGACCATCATGGCAGTGGCATCCCGCCTCTACCGCCACCCCAGCATCCACAACTCCATCAATCTGGCTGTGGTGAAGCTGCTGGTGGTGTACGAGGAAGAGCGGGGCCCCCAGGTGTCATCTAACGCTGCCATGACCCTTCGCAACTTCTGTCAGTGGCAGCGCCAGCACAACCCACCAAGTGACCGCCACCCAGAGCACTACGACACAGCAGTGCTCTTCACCAGGAAG GATTTGTGTGGAGCCCACTCCTGTGACACTTTAGGCATGGCAGATGTTGGCACAGTGTGCGACCCTGACAGAAGCTGCTCAATTATTGAGGATGATGGACTGCAGGCAGCATTTACTGTGGCACATGAACTGG GCCACGTCTTCAACATGCCTCATGATGATGCCCAACTGTGTTCTGAGGTCAACGGTGCCCACTGGGGCTCCCACATGATGGCGTCCACCCTATCTAATCTTGACCAGCAGCAGCCGTGGTCTCCCTGCTCTGCCCTCATGATCACCAGCTTCCTGGATAATGGCCACGGCCAGTGCCTGCTGGATAAGCCAGTCAAGCCTCAGCTGCTCCCTGAGCCCCTGCCGGGGACGGTCTACGACGCCGACCATCAGTGTCGTCTGACATTTGGTGAAGAGTCCCAGCACTGTAAAGACCTGAGCACCTTGTGCGCAGCTCTCTGGTGTACTGTGACCACATCCAACGGTTTGCTGGTTTGCCAGACCAAGAACTTCCCCTGGGCTGATGGGACATCGTGCGGGCATGAGAGCTACTGCTTGGCTGGACATTGTCTCACAAAGAGTCAGGCTGCCAAACATCAG ACTCCCGTTAATGGTGGTTGGGGTGTTTGGGGTCCCTGGGGGGACTGCTCTCGGACCTGCGGTGGAGGAGTTCAGTACTCCTTCCGTGCATGTGACAACCCTTTGCCAAAGAATGGAGGCAAGTACTGTGAGGGCAAAAGGATCCAATATCGCTCCTGCAACACAGAAGCCTGTCCTGATACCAACG gcCTGTCATTCCGTGAGGAACAGTGTCTGGCCCACAATGACATGTCAGCTCAAGTATCGCTGGGTTCGGGCGAAGGCGTCGAGTGGGTTCCCAAGTATGCTGGAGTTTCACCCAAAGACCGCTGCAAGCTGGTGTGCCGGGCCAAGGGGACTGGATACTTCTTTGTCCTCAAATCTAAG GTGGCTGATGGAACGCCCTGCAGCCCAGATTCCACCTCAGTTTGTGTACAAGGCCAGTGTGTCAAGGCTGGCTGTGATCGTGTCATTGGCTCCAACCGGCGCTTTGATAAGTGCGGCGTGTGTGGTGGAGATGGATCTAGCTGTAAGAAAGTGTCAGGCTCTCTGGAGCGTGCCAG gccTGGTTATCAGGATGTTGTAACTATCCCTGCTGGTTCCACCCACCTGGACATCAAACAGCGTGCTCCAGGCAATAGTCGTCACGACAACAGCTATTTGGCAGTGCGTCGCCAGGATGGAACGTATCTGTTGAATGGCGATTACAAACTGATGACCATGGAGACGGACATTGCTTTGCGAGGGGCACTGTTGAGATACAGCGGCTCCTCCGCCACCCTGGAGCGCCTCCGGAGCTTCGCACCGCTCCCCGAGCCCCTTACCATCCAGGTACTGTCTGTAGGGGAGGCCCCAAGGCCTCGGGTCAAGTACAGCTACTTTGCCCCTCGGCCCAGCAACACTGCTTCATCCTCCAACAACAACGGAGGCCGCCGCCAGTCAATCAATGCCATCCGGGAGGTGGGAGGAGCTGAGTGGACCCTGAGGGAGTGGGGTCCATGTTCTCAGACCTGTGGTGGAGGCATGCAAGAAAGAGAGGTTGTGTGTCTGGACCCCCAAGGACATCCATCTACAGACTGCCCTGAGGAACTTCGTCCCTTGGCCTCGCGGTCATGCTCCTCCCAGCCCTGCCCCTCCTGGCTTCTGGGAGAATGGTCACTATGCTCAAAGACCTGCGGCCGGGGCTTCCGAAAGCGTCAACTGCGCTGCATCGGGTCTGACGGGCGCACGTTAACCCATGACAGCTGTGACCCCAAAGACCGGCCACGACCTCTGCTGGAACTATGCAATCAGAGTGCCTGCTAA